Proteins from a single region of Dreissena polymorpha isolate Duluth1 unplaced genomic scaffold, UMN_Dpol_1.0 chrUn015, whole genome shotgun sequence:
- the LOC127863555 gene encoding uncharacterized protein LOC127863555 — protein MSCPWGRGVFVMEPLTGCVTMTKEWDLDAANKRLGKETVVCTLTATDLRGLTTTATFNIKIKEEDDNKPFLSQTSYVYCATVGSTSGTLGQVTSTDNDVLDAHTTKKYEFVGSGPFSAYWTGGLTYGDLSSYAKGTKFETTLRVTDSAGHYHESPVTIFICDPPPPAPSSPNSARGASSATSGGIDNFLYWLIPALLLLAFMAGLAVYLIRRCIQGGRCGSCYQSRAVKTIRPDRPL, from the exons ATGTCGTGCCCTTGGGGCCGTGGCGTCTTCGTCATGGAACCCCTAACCGGCTGCGTTACCATGACCAAGGAATGGGACCTGGATGCGGCTAACAAGCGTCTGGGGAAGGAGACTGTTGTGTGCACTTTGACGGCCACCGACCTCCGTGGACTGACGACCACCGCCACG tTCAACATAAAGATCAAGGAAGAGGACGACAACAAACCCTTCCTGTCGCAGACCTCCTACGTGTACTGCGCGACTGTGGGTTCAACTTCCGGTACGCTGGGTCAGGTGACCTCAACAGACAATGACGTCCTTGACGCGCATACGACCAAGAAATATGAGTTTGTCG GAAGTGGACCCTTCTCCGCATATTGGACCGGAGGTCTGACATACGGGGATTTGAGCTCATATGCAAAAGGCACTAAATTTGAAACCACCCTCAGAGTTACAG ATTCCGCCGGCCACTACCACGAATCTCCTGTCACAATTTTCATCTGCGACCCACCGCCACCAGCGCCATCAAGTCCCAACAGCGCCAGGGGCGCATCGTCGGCAACTTCCGGCGGCATTGACAACTTCCTGTATTGGCTGATACCGGCGCTGCTCCTTCTGGCGTTCATGGCGGGGCTGGCCGTGTATCTCATTCGGCGATGCATCCAAGGCGGCCGATG CGGTTCCTGTTACCAGTCGCGCGCCGTAAAGACGATCCGGCCCGACCGGCCGCTTTAA